One window of Candidatus Nitrospira kreftii genomic DNA carries:
- a CDS encoding hypothetical protein (conserved protein of unknown function), protein MNYYQVLGVSREASDEDIKKAYRKLVFAHHPDRNPHKTDADERIRAINAAYEIVGDPEKRKSYDRLSWGDEPRAAAADPDVILNEIEQKLFDEGRKELFAILMHNVARVKDELEVIRARTIQAQGYDSFFEPAVQARAYEILDDVVTEDMNVRMQRLVEVATEMLVSQGVTKSSDERGIRGLRARLTESFRKGRVFGVASALELFYERH, encoded by the coding sequence ATGAATTACTATCAAGTGCTCGGCGTCTCCCGCGAAGCCTCCGACGAAGACATCAAGAAGGCGTATCGAAAGCTGGTCTTTGCGCACCATCCCGACCGTAACCCACACAAGACGGATGCAGATGAGCGCATCAGGGCGATCAATGCCGCCTACGAGATCGTCGGTGACCCGGAAAAACGTAAGAGCTACGATCGATTGTCCTGGGGAGATGAGCCACGCGCTGCGGCGGCTGACCCGGACGTCATTCTCAATGAGATTGAGCAGAAGCTGTTTGATGAGGGACGAAAAGAACTATTCGCGATCTTGATGCACAATGTCGCTCGGGTGAAGGATGAATTAGAGGTCATCCGTGCACGAACAATTCAGGCGCAGGGGTATGATTCATTCTTTGAACCGGCAGTTCAGGCACGAGCATATGAAATACTGGATGATGTGGTAACGGAAGACATGAATGTGCGGATGCAACGCCTCGTCGAGGTGGCCACCGAAATGCTTGTCTCTCAGGGAGTCACCAAGAGTAGTGATGAACGCGGAATTCGCGGGTTGCGCGCTCGACTCACAGAAAGTTTCCGCAAAGGACGTGTATTCGGTGTCGCCTCGGCGCTGGAACTCTTTTATGAAAGGCATTAG
- a CDS encoding MFS transporter: MNSSSWRTGVTRYQWLVLFVAWLGWVFDAMDATIYAIVLHPALHDLLHTETGPPTTEQIGWYGGIIFSIFLMGWAIGGITFGILADRFGRTKVLIATILIYAVFTGAAALAETWWHLALSRFLTALGIGGEWAAGAAIVAETWPEDKRAKAAGILQSAWAVGFFLAATMNLTLKESYGWRGLFVIGILPAFVALLVRWWVKEPERWTHTHEQQAIPLTAIFHGSLRRATLVGSALAFVAVFGLWGSTNWAPTLIRELPDLKGEDPAILTRYVSYAIMSLNAGAIFGYLGFGPLADRFGRRPVFAFMCLGSFIMLPVTYLTPSSYTGVLMLLPILGFFNNGIFSGFPIYLPELYPTRLRATGAGFCFNAGRILASASPLLTGWLVTTLGTFGRAASTVALVYLIGLIVLLFAPETKGQRLPD, translated from the coding sequence ATGAATAGTTCGTCATGGCGCACTGGGGTCACCAGGTACCAATGGTTGGTGCTTTTCGTCGCTTGGCTTGGATGGGTCTTTGATGCCATGGATGCGACGATCTACGCCATCGTCCTACATCCGGCGCTGCACGATCTGCTGCACACGGAAACCGGGCCGCCGACCACCGAACAGATCGGTTGGTACGGTGGGATTATCTTTTCCATCTTCCTCATGGGATGGGCCATCGGTGGTATCACATTCGGTATTCTGGCCGATCGATTCGGACGTACCAAAGTTCTGATCGCGACGATTCTCATTTATGCGGTGTTCACCGGGGCAGCTGCATTGGCGGAAACCTGGTGGCATCTGGCGTTGTCTCGTTTCTTGACGGCGCTTGGCATCGGTGGTGAGTGGGCAGCTGGTGCTGCAATCGTCGCTGAGACGTGGCCGGAAGATAAGCGTGCCAAGGCGGCGGGCATCCTTCAGTCGGCGTGGGCCGTTGGTTTTTTTCTGGCGGCTACGATGAACCTGACCCTCAAGGAGTCCTATGGATGGCGAGGACTGTTTGTGATCGGCATTCTTCCGGCTTTCGTCGCCCTGTTGGTTCGCTGGTGGGTCAAAGAGCCGGAACGATGGACCCATACACATGAGCAACAAGCCATCCCTCTGACGGCAATCTTCCACGGCTCGTTACGGCGCGCGACGTTAGTGGGTTCAGCTCTGGCATTTGTTGCCGTGTTCGGCCTTTGGGGTTCGACGAATTGGGCTCCGACGCTGATCCGTGAATTGCCTGATTTGAAAGGAGAGGACCCGGCGATACTCACCCGGTATGTCAGCTATGCCATCATGTCGTTGAACGCCGGAGCGATCTTCGGCTACCTCGGATTCGGCCCATTAGCAGATCGATTCGGCAGACGACCCGTATTTGCCTTCATGTGCCTTGGGAGTTTCATCATGTTGCCAGTCACCTACTTGACCCCCTCGAGTTATACTGGTGTCTTGATGCTTCTGCCGATCCTTGGGTTTTTTAATAACGGAATCTTCAGTGGATTTCCAATCTATCTTCCGGAGCTGTACCCCACTCGATTACGGGCAACAGGAGCGGGATTCTGTTTCAACGCGGGACGTATCTTGGCATCGGCCTCCCCTCTCCTGACCGGCTGGCTGGTCACGACTTTGGGCACGTTTGGACGTGCAGCCAGCACCGTTGCGCTGGTCTATCTGATTGGACTTATTGTGCTTTTGTTTGCTCCTGAAACGAAGGGTCAACGCCTTCCGGATTAG
- a CDS encoding hypothetical protein (conserved protein of unknown function): protein MDTQQTPRQLTHDERKAADAAFAGRPCNPAWSESAKRVYEGVIGAMPTSQNESSSPGTQPLPTVSESESDVPAPLDELSTVTPENQTVSRQHAINSGFLIDVTDDAKKLGLTFPVTVTKPLWEMGIAPTAELSDEEKSIRLRDVLMAFRLRLATQGTLSPLLDFPAMLSMPPGAIPQPVPLFALIQPGEQNQAMVTLLLPNEVSTTIIPMN, encoded by the coding sequence ATGGATACACAACAGACTCCCAGACAGCTTACTCATGACGAACGAAAAGCAGCGGACGCAGCGTTTGCTGGTCGTCCATGCAATCCAGCCTGGTCAGAGTCCGCCAAGAGGGTGTACGAAGGCGTGATCGGGGCAATGCCAACTTCCCAGAATGAGTCAAGCTCGCCAGGTACCCAGCCTCTACCGACGGTTTCGGAGTCAGAGAGCGATGTGCCTGCACCATTAGATGAGCTCTCAACTGTAACCCCTGAGAATCAGACCGTCTCTCGACAGCACGCCATCAACTCAGGGTTTCTCATCGATGTGACGGACGATGCGAAAAAACTTGGACTGACTTTTCCTGTCACGGTCACGAAACCTCTGTGGGAAATGGGAATTGCACCGACTGCGGAGCTGTCAGACGAAGAGAAGTCGATACGGCTGCGAGACGTCCTAATGGCGTTTCGTCTCAGGCTTGCCACTCAAGGCACACTCTCGCCATTGCTTGATTTTCCGGCGATGTTGTCGATGCCGCCAGGGGCCATTCCTCAGCCGGTACCGTTGTTCGCATTGATCCAACCAGGCGAGCAGAATCAGGCGATGGTCACGCTCCTGCTGCCCAATGAAGTGTCAACCACGATAATTCCGATGAATTAG
- a CDS encoding hypothetical protein (conserved protein of unknown function) — protein MEVLATHSNADFDGLASMVAARKLFPEAKLVLPAGAQETVRNFLAVHDLDIVKLKTIDLSHITRLILVDTQDPDRIGSLKSCVEDRSVEVVVFDHHVDKDSPCAGRSSLSVVQPVGATTTLLIEHLRQKDIPVTPFEATVLALGLYEETGSFCFVSTTPRDLQAGVFLLESGADLTIVTDVLRRPLDADTVAFMNDLLEHSDIHYLEGRKVLIATSTSDRLRGEAAGVVHRLAEMHDIDAVIVAVMMEDRVQVIGRSRRSEIDVGWIAREFGGGGHAVAAAATVKGRTLVEVKEKLVELLTRHYRPTLLAQDVMTRPVKAIEDGTTVTEAGQRMTTYGLNVFPVLDENARYAGLVSRELIQKALFHRLGKMAVRDIMQTDAYTAQTETPFHKIETAMIERNQRFVPIITDAKVVGVITRTDLLRTLHDDVLKVARVRAQHQGEVEVEIARSHRNVKGLLRSRLPHRLVTLLEQAGQLADHCGVSLFVVGGCVRDLLLGIENLDLDFVVEGDGIAFARKLSDVLHARVKTHERFGTAILLLPDGFRLDIATARTEYYEYPTALPTVEQSSIKKDLYRRDFTMNALAVRLNEKGFGDILDFYGGQRDLNEKIIRVLHGLSFVEDPTRVFRAVRFEIRYGFRLGRDTTALIEGAVKMNLFNRLSGHRVLEELKLLLTEREPKRAIKRLADLGLLKFFHPKLSWSNRLAALLDAVDQAVDWYHLSYLDRKMEVWLVYLMAMLEVLPERGVSEVLKRFPFPESEETKLRTARRGCHKVMRRLGTRSPLKPADVYHLLSELSDETLLIMMATSKGEMVRRQVSAFLTSYQHVKPILKGTDLKAMGMKPGPQFKRVLDRLLEARLNGEVTTESDERGLVKQLAGIETPG, from the coding sequence ATGGAAGTCCTTGCCACCCACAGCAATGCGGATTTTGATGGTTTGGCCTCCATGGTGGCTGCGCGAAAACTCTTTCCGGAAGCCAAGCTGGTCTTGCCGGCTGGCGCTCAGGAAACAGTTCGCAATTTTCTCGCCGTGCACGATCTGGACATCGTCAAGCTCAAAACGATCGATCTTTCTCACATCACCAGGCTGATCCTCGTCGATACCCAAGATCCCGATCGAATCGGATCACTCAAGTCTTGTGTCGAAGACCGCTCCGTCGAGGTGGTGGTGTTCGATCATCATGTTGACAAGGACTCTCCATGCGCCGGTCGTTCTTCGTTGTCGGTTGTGCAGCCTGTCGGCGCAACAACGACGTTGCTCATAGAACACCTTCGCCAGAAGGATATACCGGTGACTCCCTTCGAAGCCACCGTATTGGCTCTGGGCCTCTATGAAGAGACCGGTTCATTCTGCTTCGTTTCCACAACGCCTCGAGACCTCCAAGCCGGTGTCTTTCTCTTGGAGTCCGGAGCGGACCTCACGATCGTCACGGATGTTCTTCGTCGTCCACTGGATGCCGATACCGTGGCGTTCATGAACGATCTCTTGGAGCATAGCGACATCCATTACTTGGAAGGGCGCAAAGTTCTCATCGCAACCAGCACCAGTGATCGGCTCCGTGGTGAAGCGGCCGGCGTCGTCCACCGACTCGCTGAGATGCACGACATCGACGCCGTCATCGTCGCCGTGATGATGGAAGACCGGGTCCAGGTGATTGGAAGAAGTCGCCGGTCTGAAATCGACGTTGGATGGATCGCGCGAGAGTTTGGCGGTGGAGGTCATGCCGTCGCTGCTGCCGCAACGGTCAAAGGACGGACGCTCGTGGAAGTCAAAGAAAAGCTCGTCGAGCTGCTGACCAGACATTATCGCCCAACGTTGCTGGCGCAGGATGTCATGACCCGCCCAGTAAAGGCAATCGAGGATGGCACAACAGTGACGGAGGCTGGGCAACGGATGACGACGTATGGACTCAATGTCTTTCCGGTGTTGGATGAGAACGCCCGTTACGCCGGACTGGTCAGCCGAGAGCTGATTCAAAAGGCCTTGTTTCATCGGCTCGGCAAGATGGCCGTCCGTGACATCATGCAGACGGATGCCTATACCGCTCAGACCGAGACGCCGTTTCATAAGATTGAAACAGCCATGATCGAGCGGAACCAACGGTTCGTTCCGATCATCACTGACGCAAAAGTGGTCGGCGTCATTACCAGGACAGATCTGCTACGCACGTTACACGACGACGTACTCAAGGTCGCTCGAGTGCGGGCTCAACACCAAGGCGAGGTCGAAGTAGAAATCGCAAGGTCGCACCGTAACGTGAAGGGGTTACTGCGAAGTCGGTTGCCCCATCGCCTCGTGACGTTGCTGGAGCAAGCCGGGCAGTTGGCCGACCACTGTGGGGTCTCACTCTTCGTCGTCGGAGGCTGCGTCCGAGATCTGTTACTGGGCATCGAAAATCTTGATTTGGATTTCGTGGTCGAAGGCGACGGAATTGCCTTCGCGCGAAAGCTCAGCGACGTACTGCATGCGCGCGTGAAGACGCATGAGCGATTCGGCACAGCTATCTTGTTGCTACCGGATGGGTTCAGGTTGGATATCGCGACGGCAAGAACAGAATATTACGAATATCCCACAGCGCTGCCGACCGTGGAGCAAAGTTCAATCAAGAAAGATTTGTACCGACGCGATTTTACGATGAATGCATTGGCCGTTCGCTTGAACGAGAAGGGCTTCGGAGACATTCTTGACTTTTATGGAGGTCAACGGGATCTGAACGAGAAGATCATCCGAGTGCTGCATGGTCTGAGTTTTGTGGAGGATCCGACTCGCGTCTTCCGTGCCGTTCGTTTTGAGATTCGCTATGGGTTCCGCTTAGGGCGAGATACCACGGCTCTCATCGAGGGAGCCGTGAAGATGAATCTTTTCAATCGATTGTCCGGACATCGCGTACTCGAAGAGCTGAAGTTGCTCCTCACTGAGCGTGAGCCAAAGCGGGCCATCAAACGGCTGGCAGATTTGGGACTCCTGAAGTTCTTCCATCCCAAGCTGTCGTGGTCGAATCGTTTGGCTGCACTCCTCGATGCCGTCGATCAGGCAGTCGACTGGTATCACCTCTCCTATCTCGATCGCAAAATGGAGGTGTGGTTGGTCTATCTGATGGCCATGCTGGAGGTCTTACCCGAGCGGGGGGTATCAGAGGTTCTTAAGCGATTTCCATTTCCCGAGTCCGAGGAGACCAAGCTCAGGACGGCTCGTCGCGGTTGCCACAAGGTAATGCGTCGACTCGGGACGCGATCGCCGCTCAAACCGGCAGACGTATACCATCTCCTGTCGGAGCTGTCTGACGAGACACTTCTGATCATGATGGCGACGAGCAAAGGAGAAATGGTGAGGCGGCAGGTCTCGGCCTTTCTCACGAGTTACCAGCACGTGAAGCCGATCCTGAAGGGGACTGACCTAAAGGCGATGGGGATGAAACCGGGTCCCCAGTTCAAGAGAGTCCTCGACCGACTCCTTGAGGCTCGCCTGAATGGGGAGGTTACGACCGAGTCCGATGAGCGGGGACTCGTGAAGCAACTAGCCGGTATAGAAACACCCGGCTAA
- a CDS encoding hypothetical protein (conserved exported protein of unknown function): MGNGTVFRNIVLSLALTLCGNTAQAESLSAQDRTEINRLRTAQGHPPEEISPLLEHVNKAGERGLPIESLANKVKEGLAKGIEPKRIDPVIRQMTSRLESAHEVLQEAGSRGGDERNRHRAIETMAEALSRGATIDEVRELARLAQQEGRQKATQEVLAAGAKGIAVMKEGKIPSKDGTALVGEGIKQGYRASELLDLSREVKRRGSDFEEGRASLQTLRDKVSKGERSDRLFKDDDHSGSGSERDRGGRSDRGEKGSRDGSDRNQSDRHEQSGGRDRSDRIDRPDKVDRGDRSDRVERSDRLERSDHSGRGRD; the protein is encoded by the coding sequence ATGGGCAACGGAACCGTCTTCCGAAATATCGTCTTGAGTCTGGCACTGACCCTTTGTGGCAACACAGCCCAGGCCGAATCTCTCTCGGCTCAAGATCGAACGGAAATCAATCGACTGCGGACGGCACAAGGTCATCCTCCTGAGGAGATCAGCCCATTACTCGAACACGTGAACAAGGCGGGTGAACGAGGCCTCCCTATCGAATCACTGGCCAACAAGGTGAAAGAAGGATTGGCCAAAGGGATTGAACCAAAACGGATCGACCCCGTCATTCGACAAATGACCTCTCGGCTTGAGTCTGCCCATGAGGTGTTGCAGGAGGCTGGTTCTCGTGGAGGAGACGAGAGGAATCGCCATCGTGCCATTGAAACGATGGCTGAAGCCCTGTCCCGTGGAGCGACCATCGATGAAGTCCGGGAATTGGCTCGGCTTGCGCAACAAGAGGGGCGTCAGAAAGCGACACAGGAAGTTCTGGCAGCCGGCGCAAAAGGTATTGCTGTGATGAAAGAAGGTAAGATTCCGTCGAAAGATGGAACAGCATTGGTCGGTGAAGGAATTAAACAAGGCTATCGTGCATCTGAACTCTTGGATCTCAGTCGAGAAGTAAAACGGCGTGGGTCCGACTTTGAAGAAGGCCGTGCGAGTCTTCAAACCCTTCGTGACAAAGTCAGTAAAGGCGAACGGAGCGATCGGCTCTTTAAGGATGACGATCATAGCGGGTCGGGAAGTGAGCGCGATCGGGGAGGACGCAGCGATCGTGGCGAAAAGGGGAGCCGCGACGGTTCCGACAGAAACCAATCTGACCGACATGAGCAATCCGGTGGCCGAGACCGATCCGACCGGATTGACCGTCCCGATAAAGTGGATCGAGGCGATCGATCCGACCGAGTGGAGCGCAGTGATCGCCTTGAGCGATCAGACCATTCCGGTCGTGGCAGAGATTGA
- a CDS encoding hypothetical protein (conserved protein of unknown function) yields MQRGCTSITLAPMAREQRRHGLFNSIALLSVLVTFIGTGSCTKTIVPQPPRVTPGGVKFTISAPGAKDVCLVGTFNGWVKRATPMARVNGTLWSVVMPLKEGEYAFMYVIDEDQWVTPPQADDFVTDGFGQTNGVVVVR; encoded by the coding sequence TTGCAACGAGGCTGCACCTCCATTACTCTTGCCCCCATGGCCAGAGAACAGAGGCGCCATGGATTGTTCAATTCGATCGCGCTGTTGAGCGTGCTCGTCACGTTCATCGGAACCGGGAGCTGCACCAAAACCATAGTACCCCAACCACCGAGAGTCACACCCGGAGGCGTCAAGTTCACGATCTCTGCACCGGGGGCCAAGGACGTCTGTCTGGTCGGAACCTTCAATGGATGGGTCAAACGCGCGACACCGATGGCGAGAGTGAACGGGACCCTATGGTCAGTCGTCATGCCGCTCAAGGAAGGCGAGTATGCCTTTATGTACGTCATCGACGAAGATCAATGGGTGACACCGCCACAGGCTGACGATTTTGTGACAGATGGATTCGGGCAAACAAACGGAGTCGTGGTCGTACGGTAA
- a CDS encoding hypothetical protein (conserved protein of unknown function) has protein sequence MHEHEELIQQFLDHDLTPEERVAFLQAVDTDPTLRRQWLNLEMVVAQAAQLTRIVPSARFLSELKAQVVPHRVGLWERLWALVTTPRTLEWNLAGAAAAVCVAIVTVAGLVAVIPERVVEVPVATAPAQTIAASAREEPTVFVRLVLLQPEARSVSVAGDFNGWNPSYTPLERSDGGMWTATIPLKPGRYQYMFVIDGKEWIADPLAPEEATDGFGSQNAVLDVAI, from the coding sequence ATGCATGAGCATGAAGAATTAATTCAACAGTTTCTGGACCACGACTTGACTCCGGAAGAACGGGTGGCATTTCTCCAGGCAGTGGATACCGATCCAACGTTGCGGCGGCAATGGCTCAATCTTGAAATGGTGGTGGCACAGGCTGCTCAATTAACGAGGATTGTGCCGTCGGCCAGATTCTTGAGCGAGCTGAAGGCTCAGGTAGTGCCACATCGCGTTGGTCTATGGGAGCGGTTATGGGCTCTTGTGACGACACCCCGGACATTGGAGTGGAACCTGGCCGGTGCCGCTGCAGCAGTCTGCGTCGCAATCGTGACAGTCGCGGGGCTGGTAGCAGTGATACCGGAGCGAGTCGTAGAGGTACCGGTTGCGACGGCCCCGGCCCAGACGATTGCGGCCAGCGCAAGAGAGGAGCCAACGGTGTTCGTGCGACTGGTCCTGCTGCAGCCGGAGGCACGATCCGTATCTGTCGCAGGCGATTTCAACGGATGGAACCCGTCGTATACCCCGTTAGAGCGGTCTGATGGCGGGATGTGGACTGCGACCATTCCGCTCAAACCAGGTCGCTATCAATACATGTTCGTCATCGATGGGAAAGAATGGATCGCCGATCCGCTGGCGCCTGAAGAAGCCACCGATGGATTTGGTTCGCAGAATGCGGTGCTTGATGTGGCAATTTAG
- a CDS encoding RNA polymerase sigma factor translates to MLPGHDAAPDDAQLVTRSLQQDHEAFGQLIDRHASAIVNLAYRMVGNRAEAEDLAQEAFLTAFKALATFRADSKFSTWLYRIGANKCKDWLRAKRPGQGPYDLDADEVQDSHVAEHRTPEALLSQQQVAQELEQAIQRLPPLYREAFVLKHVEGLNYEEMEQILGISSDTLKMRVYKGRLQLSRDLASLNSRGESDA, encoded by the coding sequence ATGCTACCGGGTCATGATGCAGCCCCTGATGATGCCCAACTGGTCACCCGTAGCCTCCAGCAGGATCACGAGGCATTCGGGCAGCTGATCGACCGGCATGCATCGGCGATCGTCAACCTGGCCTACCGGATGGTGGGCAATCGGGCCGAAGCAGAGGATCTGGCGCAAGAGGCCTTTCTCACGGCCTTCAAGGCATTAGCGACGTTTCGTGCAGATTCTAAGTTTTCGACCTGGCTCTACCGGATTGGTGCAAATAAATGCAAGGATTGGCTACGCGCCAAGCGCCCCGGACAGGGGCCATACGACTTAGATGCCGATGAGGTCCAGGACAGTCATGTGGCTGAGCACCGGACCCCTGAAGCCCTGTTGTCTCAACAACAGGTTGCACAGGAATTGGAACAAGCGATTCAGCGTCTACCACCGCTATATCGTGAAGCGTTCGTACTCAAACATGTCGAAGGGCTCAACTACGAAGAGATGGAGCAGATTTTGGGCATAAGCAGTGACACGTTGAAAATGCGGGTGTATAAGGGGCGACTGCAACTCAGCCGTGATTTGGCATCACTCAATTCACGTGGTGAATCCGATGCATGA
- a CDS encoding hypothetical protein (conserved protein of unknown function): MAKPLARHLQANHRIVCEFLVRKGMVKGMQRVRMVVMTVVIGTVGGLWAESGLAADAADKRPQPATERNWQISFTPSYSHGNFGTNTTSEFIYAPLSIRRLFSKGDISLVIPSVTAITDGRTTVVGNTAFRVDDDNSGSGSGGGGGGSDDDCRRDNSGSGNNNDVPCGTTTRLAGQKVTTTGIGDVILRGRYYVIEEDEYTPLIALTARFKLPTANASQGLGTGKFDHGYGVEVSKLIGSSWLVFFDGGYNIIGDPDRADGSGTLGLRNQYWYDVGTGYYVTKDLLASVYFEEYRALVPGLPNARDVFFSTNYRLSAAWRLNGGVAVGLSNGAPDYVVSIGSSYRF, from the coding sequence ATGGCAAAACCCTTAGCAAGGCACTTGCAGGCGAATCACCGCATAGTGTGCGAATTTCTCGTACGGAAAGGGATGGTGAAAGGGATGCAGAGAGTGCGTATGGTCGTGATGACCGTTGTTATTGGCACAGTCGGTGGATTGTGGGCAGAGTCTGGATTGGCGGCGGATGCCGCCGATAAACGGCCACAACCGGCGACGGAGCGAAACTGGCAGATCAGTTTCACACCCAGCTATAGCCACGGAAATTTTGGAACCAATACGACCAGCGAGTTCATTTATGCCCCGTTATCAATCAGGCGCTTATTCTCGAAAGGTGATATTTCACTGGTCATCCCTTCTGTGACGGCGATCACGGACGGGCGCACGACCGTCGTCGGGAATACCGCATTCCGTGTTGATGATGACAACAGCGGGTCTGGCAGCGGTGGAGGAGGTGGCGGGTCGGATGACGACTGTCGTAGGGACAATAGTGGTTCCGGTAATAATAATGATGTGCCTTGCGGTACGACAACGCGTCTTGCTGGCCAGAAGGTGACAACCACGGGTATCGGTGACGTTATTCTGAGAGGGCGGTACTATGTCATTGAAGAAGACGAGTATACGCCACTGATTGCGCTCACCGCGCGGTTCAAGCTTCCAACGGCCAATGCCAGCCAAGGATTGGGAACCGGCAAGTTCGATCATGGGTATGGCGTCGAGGTGTCGAAGCTCATTGGGTCCAGCTGGCTGGTCTTTTTTGACGGGGGGTATAACATCATCGGGGACCCGGATCGGGCCGATGGCTCTGGAACATTAGGCTTGCGCAACCAATATTGGTACGATGTGGGGACCGGGTATTATGTCACGAAGGACTTGCTGGCGAGCGTGTATTTTGAGGAATATCGGGCGCTTGTACCGGGATTACCGAATGCGAGAGACGTGTTTTTCTCCACGAATTACCGTCTTTCGGCTGCCTGGCGTCTCAATGGTGGCGTAGCGGTCGGCCTCTCGAATGGTGCACCGGATTATGTTGTCTCAATTGGCTCTAGCTATCGTTTCTAG
- a CDS encoding hypothetical protein (conserved exported protein of unknown function), whose amino-acid sequence MSTSRCVYSIVSIIGLAGLLAACGSEATPPVSASGSGNGSGSASASGTITGFGSVFVNGKQFETSGSSFIVDGQSGSQSDLKVGMTVTVNGSFNGTQRSANAVFQKDAVEGLVQSAATDGLSVIVMGQTVLVDNDTLIDNNIPGRNVLNLVTGTDHVEVSGHIRPNGVIQATYIEKKLINVTPEARGFVKNHNDGAKTFQVGDLTVIYTTALINDMPNPSGNSWNGLLVEAKGTVFNAATTTLTATKVEPEHRGIGNQVDEFEVEGYVTQVLGTGNFIIGNTQVQTTGNTEFRGGTIDEIVVGAKLSAEGRWENGLLIAKHVKFHESVRLEGDIETIGTNAFTLTQLPSVTVTVNSQTEFKDTSLNGMSSGDHVRVRGRVSGNNAVVATRIDLRSADNDIDLQGPVQSITGNVITLLGVSVDTSIINQFESVRGTSISRTGFLAAVRVNSLVKVKGKLSGATVVWDEAELED is encoded by the coding sequence ATGAGTACATCGCGATGTGTCTACAGTATCGTGAGCATAATCGGACTCGCAGGACTCCTCGCCGCTTGCGGCAGCGAGGCGACTCCTCCTGTGTCCGCCAGTGGATCTGGAAACGGATCAGGCTCCGCGTCTGCATCGGGCACGATTACCGGTTTCGGCAGCGTCTTTGTCAACGGAAAACAGTTTGAGACGAGTGGTTCGTCATTCATCGTCGATGGCCAATCTGGCAGCCAAAGCGACCTCAAGGTCGGGATGACGGTGACGGTCAATGGCTCGTTCAACGGCACTCAGCGGTCGGCCAACGCCGTGTTCCAGAAGGACGCGGTTGAAGGACTAGTGCAGTCGGCAGCCACGGATGGTCTCAGCGTGATCGTGATGGGGCAAACAGTTCTGGTCGACAACGACACCCTGATAGACAACAACATTCCGGGGCGCAATGTTCTGAATCTTGTGACAGGAACCGACCATGTGGAAGTCAGCGGTCATATCCGTCCGAACGGCGTCATACAAGCAACATACATTGAAAAGAAACTCATTAACGTCACGCCGGAGGCGCGTGGATTCGTCAAGAACCACAACGACGGAGCCAAAACCTTCCAAGTTGGTGATCTGACCGTGATCTATACGACTGCCCTCATCAATGACATGCCGAATCCATCCGGCAATAGCTGGAACGGCCTACTGGTGGAAGCAAAGGGGACCGTCTTCAATGCAGCGACGACGACCCTCACCGCTACAAAGGTCGAACCGGAACATCGCGGCATAGGGAATCAGGTCGACGAATTCGAAGTCGAGGGCTATGTGACGCAGGTGCTCGGAACCGGCAATTTCATCATCGGCAATACGCAGGTGCAGACGACTGGGAACACAGAATTCCGTGGCGGTACGATCGACGAGATTGTCGTGGGTGCAAAGCTCTCAGCGGAAGGACGATGGGAGAACGGTCTGCTCATTGCGAAACACGTGAAGTTCCATGAGAGTGTGCGGTTAGAAGGCGACATTGAGACAATTGGCACGAACGCCTTCACGCTCACACAGTTGCCCAGTGTGACCGTCACCGTGAACAGCCAGACAGAGTTCAAGGATACCAGCCTCAATGGCATGTCATCTGGTGATCATGTCCGCGTGCGTGGCCGTGTCAGCGGGAACAACGCGGTCGTGGCGACACGCATTGACCTGCGATCGGCCGACAACGATATTGATTTACAGGGGCCGGTTCAATCGATTACCGGAAATGTCATCACGCTCTTAGGCGTGTCGGTTGATACCAGCATCATCAATCAGTTTGAGAGCGTGCGCGGCACATCCATAAGTCGTACAGGATTCTTGGCTGCTGTGCGCGTCAACTCACTGGTGAAAGTGAAGGGGAAGTTGAGCGGTGCGACGGTCGTATGGGACGAGGCAGAATTGGAAGACTAA